DNA sequence from the Thermodesulfobacteriota bacterium genome:
TCCGGGTTGAAGCCCCCTCTCACGAATTCCTGCGCCCTCGATTCTGGGGCTGTGCACATAAGGGAGATCAGCACCGTTATTACGGATACTAGCCTCCCGTCCACCCTGATATTCATGTTATCACCGGGCCTTGGCATGTTATGCCCCAATCCGGACTCAGTTAGATCATCCCGGATTCCTCTCGCCATGATTCTACTTCATTAATAATCCTCAATCTATCGGCTGCATGGTTAAAAGCCGATTATTACAAAATTGTAATCTTTGCGCAAGGGTTATGTAACGTATTTCAATTGTCAGGGCGAGGGTGTGTCTTATCGTTCCTGTCATTGCGAGCCCTTCGACTATACTCAGGATAGGCAATCTCATGAATAAGGCGAGATCGCCACGGTCACTCCGTTCCCTCGCGAAGACATAAAAGAGAGCTGTCTTTGCGAGCTGCGAAGCAGCGCGGCAATCTCGTTTTTTTATCTGTCATTCCCGACTATGATCGGGAATCTCATCTTTTTCCTTTCTTTCATTCATTACCTTCCCCCTTGAGGGGGGAAGGGTAGGATGGGGGTGATATCCCCCCCCAGAACCCTCATCCGACAGATGCGACACATCCGCAGGGTATATACTCCGTGCGTCTGTCGCATCTGTCGGATGGTTTGAATCTGTCATTACGAGCCCTTCGACTATACTCAGGATAGGCAATCTCATGAATAAAGCGAGATCGCCACGGTCACTCCGTTCCCTCGCGAAGACATAAAAGAGAGCTGTCTTTGCGAGCTGCGAAGCAGCGCGGCAATCTCGTTTTTGATTTAAAAAAATCGCGCCAGGCCTGTCCCGTACTTGATACGGGAATGGCGCTCCTACGGACAATAGCTTCCAACTCTACCCCGTAGGAGCGGCTTCCAGCCGCGATGCCTTTATTTCCCTCTCCCCTATGTGGGAGAGGGTAAGGGTGAGGGGGTACATTAATTTTCCTTTCTTCCCCATAACGAATCCGCTCCGGCCTACACGACATCTGTTATGGTCTCCCGTTCATATTTGATATATGATTAATGTGCCTTACGGGAGCACCAATCATGGCACATCAGAAAGCTAAGACCAGAGTGACGCCTAAACCACCCAAGACCGACAGGGAAAAGCCGCTCCGGAACGACGTCCGCTTCCTTGGCAACATACTGGGCATGGTGATCAAGGAGCAGGAGGGGGTGGAGATATTCGACATAGAGGAGAAGATACGGGCGCTCACCAAGGAGATGAGGAGCCGCTACCAGAAGAGCCAGAAGGACGAGCTCGTCGCCACTATCAGGAGCCTATCCGATAATGACCTCTACAAGGTCACCCGCGCGTTCACCGTCTATTTCAAGCTCGTCAACATCGCGGAGCAGATACACAGGATAAGGAGGAGGCGGGAGTACAAGTACATCTCGGACGTCAAGGACTCGAGCGAGGGCTCGATAGAAAACATGTTCCAGACGCTCGCCGAGAAGGGCGTCTCATGGGACGAGTTCAAAGACCTCCTCGACAGGATGTCGATAGAGCTCGTCCTCACCGCGCACCCGACGGAAGTCAACCGGCACATAGTGCTCGAGAAGTTCAGGCGCATATCGTCTCTGCTCGTTGATTACGACAGCCCGATCCTCAGCGCCGACGAGAAGAAGGCCGTCGAGGACGAGATACACGCCGAGCTCGACGGTCTATGGCAGACAGAAGAGGTGCCTCCCTACAAGCTCACCCCCCTCGACGAGGCCCGCAACATACACTATTACTTCAGGGAGATAATATTCGGCGCGCTCGTCAGGATATACGACAGGTTCGAAAGGAAGATCGAGGAGAATTACGGCGTCCCGGGCATAAAAGTCCCGCCCTTTCTCAGGTTCGGCTCATGGGTCGGAGGGGACAGGGACGGGAACCCTTTCATAACGCACCGTATAACGAGGGAAGTCCTCCGGTCGCAGAAGGCGCTCGCCCTGGAAAAACACATCGAAAAGATGGAGCGCCTCAAAAGGCAGCTCAGCTCCTCCGTGAAGTTAGTCCCCGTGAGCGCCGAGCTTTCGGCTGCCGTAACGAACGATGTCAGGGCGGCGGCCGAGGCCCGCGGCATACACAACCCGGGCGAGTATTACAGGGTGTATCTCGAATACATGGACATGAGGCTCCGCGCCGCACTCGACGAAATCGAAGGCGGAGGCGGAGGCGATGTCCCCCCTTACGGAGATAAGGACGAGCTGCTCCGCGACCTCCGTATCGTGGATACGAGCCTCAGGGAGAATAAAGGCGGGCACATCGCGGACTCCATGCTCAAAAAGTTCATAAGGCAGGTCGAGGTCTTCGGGTTCCACATGGCGAAGCTCGACATCAGGCAGAACAGCTCCGTCCACAGGAGCGCGGTCACGGAGATAACGGAGCGCCTCGGGCTCCCCTCGTACGGCAGCATGAACGAAGTACAAAAGCTCGCCTGGCTCACGGGAGAGATAAAGAACCCCCGGCCCCTCGTCCCCGAATGGCTCACGCTGTCCGAAGAAACGAAAGAGCTCCTCCTGACTTTCGCGGCTATCAGGGACAGCCTCTCGCAAATAAGCCCCGACTGCATAGACACCTACGTCATAAGCATGACGCAGAGCGCTGCGAACGTGCTCGAAGTGCTGCTCCTCGCAAAAGAGGCGGGCCTCTACCAGAGGGACGGCGGCTCTGTCACGAGCCGCCTCAACATCGTACCCCTCTTCGAGACGATAGAGGACTTCCGTCACGCGCCGGATATTATGCGCACGCTTTTCTCGAACCCAGTCTACAGGGAGCACGTAAGCGCGAGGGGGGACATATCGGAGATAATGATCGGGTACTCGGACAGCGGCAAGGACGGCGGCATACTATCGGCAGGATGGGAGATACACAAGGCGCAGACGGCGCTCAAGCGCGTGTCGGACGAGTTCGGGATAAGGAACAAGTTCTTCCACGGGAGGGGCGGCACCGTGAGCAGAGGAGGGGGGCCGACGAACCAGGCGATACTCGCCAGGCCCGCGGGAACGGTCGAAGGCGCGATAAAGATAACGGAGCAGGGCGAGGTCATATACAGCAACTACTCTCACCCTGAGATAGCGGAGGACAACCTCGAGCTCGTGCTCACCTCGGTCGTGTTAACCAGCCTCACGGGCGAGGACGTCAGGCCCGAGTGGGAAGAGGCGATGGAAGAGATTGCGTCAGACGCGAGGACACACTGGAGGTCGCTCGTCTACGACGACCCGGATTTCTACGCGTACTTCGAGATGTCGACGCCCATCTCCGTCATACAGCAGATGGGAATCGGCTCCAGGCCGGCCCGGAGAAAAAGGACGCGCCGCATAGAGGACCTCCGCGCGATACCCTGGGTCTTCAGCTGGACGCAGAACCGCCACCTCATCACCGGGTTCTATTCGGTAGGCTCGGCGCTCGATTCATTCATACGCAAGAACCCGCGGAGGAACCTCGCGCTGCTGCGCGAGATGTACTCGGGGTGGAGGTTCTTCAGGTCTCATGTGGACAACATACAGATGACCCTCAGCAGGGCCGACATGTGGATCGCGCTCGAATACTCCTTCCTCGTAAACCCGCGGGACGTGGGCAAGAGGGTATTCGGCAGGATAAGGGATGAATACGACCTTACCTCGGAGATCGTGCTCAAGATCACCCGGCAGAAGCGGATACTCGACAACAACCCCTTCCTCCAGAAGTCGATCGAGCTCCGGAACCCGTACATCGATTCGCTGAGCTACATACAGGTTGGGCTGCTGCGCAGACTATACAAGGGCGACTTCACCCCCGAGGAAAAGACGGCCATGCTGGACAACATCAAGCTCAGCATTAACGGCATCTCGGCCGGTTTGAAGAATACCGGCTGACATTAATAAGGAAAGGAGAGTTAGACAATGACAGAAAAAAAAGCGGACACGGAACAGCGTAAGGGTTCGTCGGGACCCGTTCTCGTTCCTCCAGGACCCGAGCACATAGAGGAGCTCGGGAGGATATGCTTCGAGGCTTTTAAGGGAATCCACGACCGTCATAACTTCCCCAGGGATTTCCCGACGCAGGAGTTGGCGGTTGACGTAATCGGGTTATTCGTAAGCCGTGACGATATATATGGAGTTGCAGCTCTCGTCGACGGCAGGCCCGTAGGATCGAATTTTCTTTCACTCTCTGATCCGGTTGCGGGTGTGGGTCCGATTACGATCGATCCTTCCACGCAGGCGCGCGGCGTGGGCAGGGCATTGATGGAGGATGTCATCGAATATGCGGAGAGAAACGGTATTAAGCAGGTGAGGCTTCTTCAGGATTCGTTCAACATGTCTTCCCTATCTCTTTACTCTTCCCTTGGATTCGATGTGAGGGCCGGTGTGGCGCTGATGGATGCTTCACCGGGTCGTAAAATCTCGCAGGGTGACGTGCGCCCGGCTGCGGAATCGGATATAGAAGCTATGGACGATCTATGCCGGAGCATTTACAAGGTAAGCAGGCGTAATGAAGTTGCTGCCGCAATGAAATACGGATTCCCGCCGGTGGTGATAGAGCGCAACGGTAGGATGACGGGATACCTCGTACCGGGGTTCCTCGGGCACGGAGTAGCCCGGACGGAGGAAGATGCTTTCGCTCTAATCGACGAGGTATCGCGCACTTTACCTCATTTTGCTAAATTTTTCTGTCCGCTGAGCGAAGCCCGTTTCTACCGCGAATCGCTTAAGCGCGGGTACAGGGCGGTGAAGGTAATGAACCTCATGTCCATGGGGCACTACGACCCGCCAGACGAAATCTGGATGCCGTCGGTATTGTACTGAGTTGATGTACGGAATCACAACCGTAATCCTGCATCGCGTAACTTGCATTATGCATCCTGTCCGTAGGAGCGGCTTCCAGCCGCGATTCCTTGAAATTCCCTCCTTTGGAAAAGGAGGACAATTCCGAGTAAATGAGGAATTGGTCGGTACTGATAAATGGCAATGAAATGCCTTGATCGGAGTGATGCGGGTAACAAATTCATATTAAGGAGGATTTAATTTTTAACCCGTTCATCCTGAGCGTGTCGAAGGATGCATACAGTTATGGAAAGATGAGATCCTGAATACCGAAGCCCTCATCCCTCCTCCCCATGCAGCACCTCGTCCAGCGTCCGGAGCAGCGTCTCGGAGTTATACGGCTTGCTAAGGAACGCGTCAGCCGTGTTTTCTTCCATGGTTATGAGCTCGTGCTCCTTCTGGTAGCCGCTCGCGCATATGATCTTGAGCGCGGGTCGCATCTTCTTGAGCGAGCGTATAACGGTCTTCCCCCCGATCACGGGCATCATCATGTCCACGATCGCGGCGTCTATGCCTTTCTTCCTGTCCGATATCACGTCGAGCGCCTCGTGCCCGTTGTTGGCTGTCAGCACCTTGTATCCGAATTCCTCCAGAATGGCCCTAGTTATATCGAGCACCGCGGGCTCGTCGTCCACCACGAGCACCGTCTCCCCGGTCCCGGCCGCGGCGTCTGTGTCCTCGTATGCGTCGGATTCCTGCTGGGCTTTCACAGGGATGGCGGGCAGATATATGACGAACCTGCTGCCCCTTCCTGTCTCGCTTTCAGCGTATATATGGCCCCCGTGCTCCTTAATAATGCCGTATGCGGTCGAGAGCCCGAGGCCAGTCCCCTTGTCCTGCTCCTTCGTAGTGAAGAACGGGTCGAATATCTTGTCCATGACCTCAGGCGGTATGCCTGATCCCGTATCCGATATTGTTATCTCTACGTATTCTCCGGGCACGATGTCGATGTATTTCCCGGAGCCGTCTTCGCCCGCGCTAATGTTCCTCGTCGAGATCGAGAGCTCTCCCCCAGCCTGCATTGCGTCCCTCGCGTTCACGCAGATGTTGAGTATCACCTGGTGGAGCTGCGTGTAGTCTCCGACTATGTTCCGCAGCTCTCCGTCCGTATATGTCTTTATCTCTATCGATTTCGGGAACGTCTCCTTCATTATCTTGAGGACGTCCGATATCAGGTATTTCACGTTGAGCGTCTGCTTCTCGCTCTCCACGCCGCGCGCGAACGAAAGCACCTGTCTTATGAGGTCGGCCCCCCTCTCTGCGCTCGATTCCACGACGCTCAGTATCCTCTCGTATTTCTCTCCGCTGATCCCCTGTTTGAGGATCTGTATGGACAACATTATCGGCTGGAGGATGTTGTTCAGGTCGTGCGCTATCCCTCCCGCGAGCGTGCCTATGCTCTCGAGCCTCTGTGCCCTCAGGAACCGAGTTTCCAGCATTTTCTTCTCGGTGATGTCGGTGACTACCGCGACATTTCCGATTACTCTTCCTCTCTCGTCGCGTATCACAGATAATATTAGCTGCGCGGGGAAAGTCGATCCGTCTTTTCGCTTTGGAAAAACATCTCCCTCCCAGTGACCGGACTCGTTGACGGTGTCGATGATTTGTTTTGCTTTTCCCCTGGAGCTTTCCGGTACGACCGTATCGATGATATTCCTGCCCGCCACCTCGTATTCTCTCCATTGATAGATCTTCTCTGCGAATTTGTTCCAATATAGTATCTTGCCATCGAGGTCTGTTGCGATGACGGCGTTACGGACTTGATCGAGCAAGGACGCCTGAAAACGTATCTTCTCCTCCGAGAGCTTGCGCTCCGTGATGTCCGTGAGGGTGCCCACGTAGCCCTTGAACTCTCCGTCGGCGCCGGTGTCGGGTATGCCTTCGGCGAACACCCATACTGTTTTGCCGCCCGGGTGCACGAAACGGTACTCCTCCTTTGCCGGTATCCTCGCCTTGACGGAAGCCGTCCAAATATCGACGACGCGCTTGCGGTCTTCGGGGTGCACCTTCTCCTTCCACCCCTCGCCGAAGGCGTCTTCCTTGGTGATGCCGGTGATCTCGCAGAGCTTGTTGTTCACGTAAACGCCGACCCCTTCTTTATCGGCGCGGAAAATCCCGATCGGCAGTATATCCGTAAGCGTCTGGTAACGCTCCTCCGATGTTTTAAGCGCTTCCACATGCTTTGCGTTGAGTA
Encoded proteins:
- a CDS encoding PAS domain S-box protein, with the translated sequence MLDFVQTEIYLFDKATLLFLLVNKPARENLGYSSDELSCMTPLDLMRDFTPERLTNLSKNLDNGEEEVIEYSTFHYRKDGSCYPVEVKLSEWTFRGAPAYMAAALSATDRSITEERLKNTLEDLAKLNRYETVINIVTQAVHKTIDLQMVMENAVEALSRNMDAVNNICIYLREGGEAVMQAHRGYPDWFVERVKRIPFPKGFTWKTLIDGRMIYVPDTERDNVIGQAGKELGTRSYLSIPIKSHEENVGVININADVKYAFGPNELRVLEIVSRQIEIAINNARYAESLVLSERALQEKVSLLSKKERYEKIINTVSQSVHSSINLDEVMVNAVNALAENIDDVEMVSIFMIEGEDLVLKAEHGFPEWFRERVTRVRRPRGLMWKTVIERKTVYIPDTEYETALGPAGKEAGVKSYAGMPIGLGEETIGCINVSSLKKNVFSEDELNLLEIIREQIETAILNAKHVEALKTSEERYQTLTDILPIGIFRADKEGVGVYVNNKLCEITGITKEDAFGEGWKEKVHPEDRKRVVDIWTASVKARIPAKEEYRFVHPGGKTVWVFAEGIPDTGADGEFKGYVGTLTDITERKLSEEKIRFQASLLDQVRNAVIATDLDGKILYWNKFAEKIYQWREYEVAGRNIIDTVVPESSRGKAKQIIDTVNESGHWEGDVFPKRKDGSTFPAQLILSVIRDERGRVIGNVAVVTDITEKKMLETRFLRAQRLESIGTLAGGIAHDLNNILQPIMLSIQILKQGISGEKYERILSVVESSAERGADLIRQVLSFARGVESEKQTLNVKYLISDVLKIMKETFPKSIEIKTYTDGELRNIVGDYTQLHQVILNICVNARDAMQAGGELSISTRNISAGEDGSGKYIDIVPGEYVEITISDTGSGIPPEVMDKIFDPFFTTKEQDKGTGLGLSTAYGIIKEHGGHIYAESETGRGSRFVIYLPAIPVKAQQESDAYEDTDAAAGTGETVLVVDDEPAVLDITRAILEEFGYKVLTANNGHEALDVISDRKKGIDAAIVDMMMPVIGGKTVIRSLKKMRPALKIICASGYQKEHELITMEENTADAFLSKPYNSETLLRTLDEVLHGEEG
- the ppc gene encoding phosphoenolpyruvate carboxylase, translating into MAHQKAKTRVTPKPPKTDREKPLRNDVRFLGNILGMVIKEQEGVEIFDIEEKIRALTKEMRSRYQKSQKDELVATIRSLSDNDLYKVTRAFTVYFKLVNIAEQIHRIRRRREYKYISDVKDSSEGSIENMFQTLAEKGVSWDEFKDLLDRMSIELVLTAHPTEVNRHIVLEKFRRISSLLVDYDSPILSADEKKAVEDEIHAELDGLWQTEEVPPYKLTPLDEARNIHYYFREIIFGALVRIYDRFERKIEENYGVPGIKVPPFLRFGSWVGGDRDGNPFITHRITREVLRSQKALALEKHIEKMERLKRQLSSSVKLVPVSAELSAAVTNDVRAAAEARGIHNPGEYYRVYLEYMDMRLRAALDEIEGGGGGDVPPYGDKDELLRDLRIVDTSLRENKGGHIADSMLKKFIRQVEVFGFHMAKLDIRQNSSVHRSAVTEITERLGLPSYGSMNEVQKLAWLTGEIKNPRPLVPEWLTLSEETKELLLTFAAIRDSLSQISPDCIDTYVISMTQSAANVLEVLLLAKEAGLYQRDGGSVTSRLNIVPLFETIEDFRHAPDIMRTLFSNPVYREHVSARGDISEIMIGYSDSGKDGGILSAGWEIHKAQTALKRVSDEFGIRNKFFHGRGGTVSRGGGPTNQAILARPAGTVEGAIKITEQGEVIYSNYSHPEIAEDNLELVLTSVVLTSLTGEDVRPEWEEAMEEIASDARTHWRSLVYDDPDFYAYFEMSTPISVIQQMGIGSRPARRKRTRRIEDLRAIPWVFSWTQNRHLITGFYSVGSALDSFIRKNPRRNLALLREMYSGWRFFRSHVDNIQMTLSRADMWIALEYSFLVNPRDVGKRVFGRIRDEYDLTSEIVLKITRQKRILDNNPFLQKSIELRNPYIDSLSYIQVGLLRRLYKGDFTPEEKTAMLDNIKLSINGISAGLKNTG
- a CDS encoding GNAT family N-acetyltransferase, yielding MTEKKADTEQRKGSSGPVLVPPGPEHIEELGRICFEAFKGIHDRHNFPRDFPTQELAVDVIGLFVSRDDIYGVAALVDGRPVGSNFLSLSDPVAGVGPITIDPSTQARGVGRALMEDVIEYAERNGIKQVRLLQDSFNMSSLSLYSSLGFDVRAGVALMDASPGRKISQGDVRPAAESDIEAMDDLCRSIYKVSRRNEVAAAMKYGFPPVVIERNGRMTGYLVPGFLGHGVARTEEDAFALIDEVSRTLPHFAKFFCPLSEARFYRESLKRGYRAVKVMNLMSMGHYDPPDEIWMPSVLY